A stretch of Palaemon carinicauda isolate YSFRI2023 chromosome 34, ASM3689809v2, whole genome shotgun sequence DNA encodes these proteins:
- the LOC137626597 gene encoding uncharacterized protein, producing the protein MKMYAFVFLAFVGPVACDKGFGGGLSGSYGAPAEGHLIIENLAAGHAGGGGGLNCYPQTHYQTHYQTQIKHVPVYKTVVSSQLIEHPVSSVIYETIYKKNTAFVTETEYITEVDTITNVNYNPITSTVNRVLFRPIFVTETVFETQNQPLEFTATEIVTEFRQLPIEHTRYTTDIVTVTDPVTLTHKSEVINERFFTTTHTEVVNKQIVVTETFVLPAPIIQEEVLVLNTKQIVSIKPSYLVSTVFQTHFVTTTNIERVPVYVTQTAYDHCKPAIGYSIPELDVSLGIGLSGANAIAGAGGRYSYSKPALGFDIRQSGAAAKAASSGPIILSASGGPVNLGAALGSKGLGGY; encoded by the exons ATGAAGATGTACGCCTTCGTGTTCCTGGCGTTCGTCGGACCCGTTGCCTGTGACAAGGGCTTTGGAGGTGGTCTCTCGGGTAGCTATGGAGCTCCTGCAGAAGGGCACCTGATTATTGAAAATTTAGCAGCTGGCCATGCGGGTGGCGGAGGTGGACTGAACTGCTACCCCCAGACACATTATCAAACTCACTATCAAACTCAGATTAAGCAT GTACCTGTATACAAGACTGTTGTGAGTAGCCAGCTGATAGAACATCCAGTGTCATCAGTTATTTACGAAACAATCTACAAGAAGAACACAGCTTTTGTAACCGAGACTGAATATATTACAGAAGTTGATACAATAACAAAT GTGAATTATAACCCAATCACATCAACGGTGAACAGAGTACTCTTCAGGCCCATCTTCGTCACGGAGACGGTCTTCGAAACTCAAAACCAGCCCCTCGAGTTCACCGCTACTGAGATCGTCACGGAGTTCAGACAGCTTCCAATAGAACACACCAGGTACACTACAGATATCGTGACTGTCACAGATCCGGTCACACTGACTCACAAAAGCGAGGTTATAAACGAGAGGTTCTTCACCACCACCCATACTGAGGTCGTCAACAAGCAGATAGTCGTGACGGAGACATTCGTTCTTCCTGCTCCAATCATTCAGGAAGAAGTGCTCGTCTTGAATACGAAGCAGATTGTGTCAATCAAGCCTTCCTACCTCGTATCGACAGTGTTCCAGACTCACTTTGTGACGACGACCAACATAGAAAGGGTTCCCGTCTATGTCACCCAGACAGCTTATGACCACTGCAAGCCTGCCATAGGTTATTCAATTCCCGAACTAGATGTGTCCTTAGGTATTGGGCTATCGGGAGCCAATGCTATAGCTGGTGCTGGGGGACGGTATTCTTATTCCAAACCTGCATTAGGATTTGATATCAGGCAGTCAGGGGCAGCTGCTAAAGCAGCCAGTTCTGGTCCAATAATCCTTTCAGCCTCAGGTGGACCTGTTAACCTAGGAGCTGCACTTGGATCAAAAGGATTAGGAGGATATTAG
- the LOC137627110 gene encoding uncharacterized PE-PGRS family protein PE_PGRS46-like isoform X2: MAAGATMKGWPLLLVTALCLLNHLAAAEISGGKKEGGGHYHDIPVIVGPPAPPPPPPPAPIHVNAQYGPGIEPCYPVTDYVTHVETVPQYTPIYRTSIVQVPVPTTIYNKAYVTVETDVLRTIYTTAYEYQTDYANEVRTKVYYTTITHVSEVPEKVYVTDIQLRYNPATVTVFNTVTRDSARIANIARGITRTVSQQRLYTTTDPVNRVVDRTSHVVVTVTNSVYNTITITQNPVVFEKGPTIVQTLTQTRQHFTVAPVQETVIITSAATVVERQRVPYTLTVEGPCGIGGAGALGGSSISIGGGLGQGGALGGLGLGGALDGLGQGGALNGLGLGGALSGLGLGGALSGFDLADVGVGEGISLGGVADGVLVNSVVGGGSSVGGVGLGGALSGLNHAGAGVSGGFSHGGGAGGVGGVGLGGTSSSLGQLSLQVDGDETDFEALIGALGLGSTADALGLGGDTTAVGLGGANSGLGFGGGSNDIGLGGAGGGFGQGGAGGGVGLPGAGGGVGLPGAGGGFGNGGDLGGAGGGVALPGAGGGFGNGGGLGGGLGSGGGLGGAGGGVGLPGAGGGFGNGGALGGGGGFGSGGGLGGAGGGVGLPGAGAAFGNGGALGGGGGGGFGSGGGLGGAGGGIGLPGAGGGFGNGGALGGGGGGFGSGGDLGGAGGGVGLPGAGGGFGNGGGLGGAGGGFGNGGSLGGAGGGFGNGGGLGGAGGGFGSGGGLGGAGGGFGSGGDLGGTGGGFGSSGGLGGAGGGFGNGGGLGGGGGGGFGSGGGLGGAGGGFGNGGGLGGAGGGFGNGGGLGGAGGGFGNGGGLGGAGGGFGNGGGLGGAGGGFGNGGGLGGAGGGFGNGGGLGGAGDGFGSGGDLGGTGGGFGSGGGLGGAGGGFGNGGGLGGAGGGFGNGGGLGGSGGGFGSSGGLGGAGGGFGNGGGLGGAGGGFGSGGGLGGAGGGFGNGGGLGGAGGGFGSGGGLGGAGGGFGSGGGLGGAGGGFGNGGGLGGTGSGLNLVVSGENFDLDDDDNSLLLGGGSSLGSSLGPIDIRAGGGEGFGLRLDISEEK, translated from the exons ATGGCGGCTGGTGCAA CCATGAAGGGGTGGCCTTTGCTACTAGTCACAGCCCTATGCCTCCTGAATCACTTAGCAGCGGCTGAGATTAGCGGAGGGAAGAAAGAGGGTGGGGGTCACTACCACGACATCCCAGTAATTGTGGGGCCACCCGCTCCCCCTCCGCCACCCCCACCAGCACCAATCCACGTGAATGCCCAGTATGGACCGGGGATTGAACCCTGTTACCCGGTGACTGATTACGTCACCCATGTGGAGACGGTGCCACAATAT ACCCCCATATATCGCACATCCATTGTGCAAGTACCAGTCCCAACCACAATCTACAATAAAGCTTATGTGACGGTGGAAACAGATGTTCTGCGCACCATTTATACAACAGCTTATGAATACCAGACTGATTATGCAAACGAG gtCAGGACAAAGGTCTACTATACAACAATTACACACGTATCCGAAGTGCCTGAGAAAGTGTACGTCACAGACATCCAGCTGAGATACAATCCTGCCACTGTGACTGTCTTCAACACCGTTACCAGAGACTCAGCTAGGATTGCCAATATTGCCAGAGGAATCACTCGCACTGTCAGTCAGCAGAGACTCTACACTACGACGGATCCAGTCAACCGTGTCGTTGACAGGACCAGTCATGTAGTTGTCACAGTGACAAACTCTGTGTATAACACAATAACCATAACTCAGAATCCTGTAGTGTTCGAAAAAGGCCCCACTATCGTTCAGACTTTGACCCAGACTCGGCAGCATTTTACGGTGGCCCCGGTACAAGAGACGGTCATCATTACGAGTGCTGCCACGGTAGTGGAACGACAGAGAGTGCCCTATACTCTAACGGTCGAAGGACCTTGCGGCATTGGTGGGGCAGGTGCTCTTGGAGGTTCTAGCATCAGTATTGGAGGAGGACTGGGGCAAGGAGGAGCTCTCGGTGGGTTGGGATTAGGAGGAGCTCTAGATGGCCTTGGACAAGGAGGAGCTCTCAATGGGCTAGGACTAGGAGGAGCTCTAAGTGGCCTAGGACTAGGAGGAGCCCTAAGTGGATTTGATCTTGCAGATGTAGGAGTAGGTGAGGGAATCAGCCTTGGCGGAGTAGCAGATGGTGTGCTTGTAAATAGTGTAGTTGGTGGGGGATCTAGCGTTGGAGGAGTAGGGCTAGGAGGAGCCTTGAGTGGACTTAACCATGCAGGTGCAGGAGTAAGTGGGGGATTCAGCCATGGAGGAGGAGCAGGTGGTGTTGGGGGAGTAGGGCTAGGAGGAACCAGTAGTAGCCTTGGTCAGCTAAGTCTGCAAGTAGATGGTGATGAAACAGATTTCGAAGCATTAATAGGGGCCCTGGGCCTCGGAAGCACTGCTGATGCACTTGGCCTTGGAGGAGATACTACTGCAGTAGGTTTAGGAGGAGCAAATAGCGGTCTTGGATTTGGAGGAGGATCAAATGACATAGGCCTTGGAGGAGCAGGAGGTGGTTTTGGACAAGGAGGAGCCGGAGGGGGAGTAGGTCTTcctggagcaggaggaggggtcGGTCttccaggagcaggaggaggattTGGAAATGGAGGAGACCTAGGAGGAGCAGGAGGTGGAGTAGCTCTTCCTGGAGCAGGAGGAGGATTTGGAAATGGAGGAGGCCTTGGAGGAGGACTTGGATCTGGAGGAGGTCTAGGAGGAGCAGGAGGTGGAGTAGGTCttccaggagcaggaggaggattTGGAAATGGAGGAgcccttggaggaggaggaggatttggaTCTGGAGGAGGTCTTGGAGGAGCAGGAGGGGGAGTAGGTCTTCCTGGAGCAGGAGCTGCATTTGGAAATGGAGGAgcccttggaggaggaggaggaggaggatttggaTCTGGAGGAGGTCTAGGAGGAGCAGGAGGTGGAATAGGTCttccaggagcaggaggaggattTGGAAATGGAGGAgcccttggaggaggaggaggaggatttggaTCTGGAGGAGACCTAGGAGGAGCAGGAGGTGGAGTAGGTCTCCCAGGAGCTGGAGGTGGATTTGGAAATGGAGGAGGCCTTGGAGGAGCCGGGGGTGGATTTGGAAATGGAGGAAGCCTTGGAGGAGCAGGAGGTGGATTTGGAAATGGAGGAGGCcttggaggagcaggaggaggattCGGATCTGGAGGAGGCCTTGGAGGAGCTGGAGGAGGATTCGGATCTGGTGGAGACCTTGGAGGAACTGGAGGTGGATTTGGATCTTCAGGAGGCCTTGGAGGTGCAGGAGGTGGATTTGGAAATGGAGGAggccttggaggaggaggaggaggaggatttggaTCTGGAGGAGGCCTTGGAGGAGCAGGAGGTGGATTTGGGAATGGAGGAGGCCTTGGAGGAGCCGGAGGTGGATTTGGAAATGGAGGAGGCCTTGGAGGAGCAGGAGGTGGATTTGGAAATGGAGGAGGCCTTGGAGGAGCAGGAGGTGGATTTGGGAATGGAGGAGGCCTTGGAGGAGCCGGAGGTGGATTTGGGAATGGAGGAGGCCTTGGAGGAGCAGGAGGTGGATTTGGAAATGGAGGAGGCCTTGGAGGAGCAGGAGATGGATTTGGATCCGGTGGAGACCTAGGAGGAACTGGCGGTGGATTCGGATCTGGAGGAGGCCTTGGAGGAGCAGGAGGTGGATTTGGAAATGGAGGAGGCCTTGGAGGAGCCGGAGGTGGATTTGGAAATGGAGGAGGCCTTGGAGGGTCAGGAGGTGGATTTGGATCCAGTGGAGGCCtgggaggagcaggaggaggatttGGAAATGGAGGAGGCCTTGGAGGAGCAGGAG GTGGATTTGGATCCGGTGGAGGCCTAGGCGGAGCAGGAGGTGGATTTGGAAATGGAGGAGGCcttggaggagcaggaggaggcTTTGGATCTGGAGGAGGCCTTGGAGGAGCAGGAGGTGGATTCGGATCTGGAGGAGGCCTAGGAGGAGCTGGAGGTGGATTTGGGAATGGAGGAGGCCTTGGAGGAACAGGGAGTGGACTGAACCTTGTGGTTTCAGGTGAGAATTTTGACCTCGATGACGATGATAACAGCCTTCTTCTCGGTGGAGGGTCTTCGCTAGGGTCTTCCCTTGGACCGATAGATATCCGGGCAGGTGGCGGAGAAGGATTTGGTTTACGCCTTGATATATCTGAAGAAAAGTAG
- the LOC137627110 gene encoding uncharacterized PE-PGRS family protein PE_PGRS46-like isoform X1: protein MAAGATMKGWPLLLVTALCLLNHLAAAEISGGKKEGGGHYHDIPVIVGPPAPPPPPPPAPIHVNAQYGPGIEPCYPVTDYVTHVETVPQYTPIYRTSIVQVPVPTTIYNKAYVTVETDVLRTIYTTAYEYQTDYANEVRTKVYYTTITHVSEVPEKVYVTDIQLRYNPATVTVFNTVTRDSARIANIARGITRTVSQQRLYTTTDPVNRVVDRTSHVVVTVTNSVYNTITITQNPVVFEKGPTIVQTLTQTRQHFTVAPVQETVIITSAATVVERQRVPYTLTVEGPCGIGGAGALGGSSISIGGGLGQGGALGGLGLGGALDGLGQGGALNGLGLGGALSGLGLGGALSGFDLADVGVGEGISLGGVADGVLVNSVVGGGSSVGGVGLGGALSGLNHAGAGVSGGFSHGGGAGGVGGVGLGGTSSSLGQLSLQVDGDETDFEALIGALGLGSTADALGLGGDTTAVGLGGANSGLGFGGGSNDIGLGGAGGGFGQGGAGGGVGLPGAGGGVGLPGAGGGFGNGGDLGGAGGGVALPGAGGGFGNGGGLGGGLGSGGGLGGAGGGVGLPGAGGGFGNGGALGGGGGFGSGGGLGGAGGGVGLPGAGAAFGNGGALGGGGGGGFGSGGGLGGAGGGIGLPGAGGGFGNGGALGGGGGGFGSGGDLGGAGGGVGLPGAGGGFGNGGGLGGAGGGFGNGGSLGGAGGGFGNGGGLGGAGGGFGSGGGLGGAGGGFGSGGDLGGTGGGFGSSGGLGGAGGGFGNGGGLGGGGGGGFGSGGGLGGAGGGFGNGGGLGGAGGGFGNGGGLGGAGGGFGNGGGLGGAGGGFGNGGGLGGAGGGFGNGGGLGGAGGGFGNGGGLGGAGDGFGSGGDLGGTGGGFGSGGGLGGAGGGFGNGGGLGGAGGGFGNGGGLGGSGGGFGSSGGLGGAGGGFGNGGGLGGAGGGFGDGGGLGGAGGGFGSGGGLGGAGGGFGNGGGLGGAGGGFGSGGGLGGAGGGFGSGGGLGGAGGGFGNGGGLGGTGSGLNLVVSGENFDLDDDDNSLLLGGGSSLGSSLGPIDIRAGGGEGFGLRLDISEEK, encoded by the exons ATGGCGGCTGGTGCAA CCATGAAGGGGTGGCCTTTGCTACTAGTCACAGCCCTATGCCTCCTGAATCACTTAGCAGCGGCTGAGATTAGCGGAGGGAAGAAAGAGGGTGGGGGTCACTACCACGACATCCCAGTAATTGTGGGGCCACCCGCTCCCCCTCCGCCACCCCCACCAGCACCAATCCACGTGAATGCCCAGTATGGACCGGGGATTGAACCCTGTTACCCGGTGACTGATTACGTCACCCATGTGGAGACGGTGCCACAATAT ACCCCCATATATCGCACATCCATTGTGCAAGTACCAGTCCCAACCACAATCTACAATAAAGCTTATGTGACGGTGGAAACAGATGTTCTGCGCACCATTTATACAACAGCTTATGAATACCAGACTGATTATGCAAACGAG gtCAGGACAAAGGTCTACTATACAACAATTACACACGTATCCGAAGTGCCTGAGAAAGTGTACGTCACAGACATCCAGCTGAGATACAATCCTGCCACTGTGACTGTCTTCAACACCGTTACCAGAGACTCAGCTAGGATTGCCAATATTGCCAGAGGAATCACTCGCACTGTCAGTCAGCAGAGACTCTACACTACGACGGATCCAGTCAACCGTGTCGTTGACAGGACCAGTCATGTAGTTGTCACAGTGACAAACTCTGTGTATAACACAATAACCATAACTCAGAATCCTGTAGTGTTCGAAAAAGGCCCCACTATCGTTCAGACTTTGACCCAGACTCGGCAGCATTTTACGGTGGCCCCGGTACAAGAGACGGTCATCATTACGAGTGCTGCCACGGTAGTGGAACGACAGAGAGTGCCCTATACTCTAACGGTCGAAGGACCTTGCGGCATTGGTGGGGCAGGTGCTCTTGGAGGTTCTAGCATCAGTATTGGAGGAGGACTGGGGCAAGGAGGAGCTCTCGGTGGGTTGGGATTAGGAGGAGCTCTAGATGGCCTTGGACAAGGAGGAGCTCTCAATGGGCTAGGACTAGGAGGAGCTCTAAGTGGCCTAGGACTAGGAGGAGCCCTAAGTGGATTTGATCTTGCAGATGTAGGAGTAGGTGAGGGAATCAGCCTTGGCGGAGTAGCAGATGGTGTGCTTGTAAATAGTGTAGTTGGTGGGGGATCTAGCGTTGGAGGAGTAGGGCTAGGAGGAGCCTTGAGTGGACTTAACCATGCAGGTGCAGGAGTAAGTGGGGGATTCAGCCATGGAGGAGGAGCAGGTGGTGTTGGGGGAGTAGGGCTAGGAGGAACCAGTAGTAGCCTTGGTCAGCTAAGTCTGCAAGTAGATGGTGATGAAACAGATTTCGAAGCATTAATAGGGGCCCTGGGCCTCGGAAGCACTGCTGATGCACTTGGCCTTGGAGGAGATACTACTGCAGTAGGTTTAGGAGGAGCAAATAGCGGTCTTGGATTTGGAGGAGGATCAAATGACATAGGCCTTGGAGGAGCAGGAGGTGGTTTTGGACAAGGAGGAGCCGGAGGGGGAGTAGGTCTTcctggagcaggaggaggggtcGGTCttccaggagcaggaggaggattTGGAAATGGAGGAGACCTAGGAGGAGCAGGAGGTGGAGTAGCTCTTCCTGGAGCAGGAGGAGGATTTGGAAATGGAGGAGGCCTTGGAGGAGGACTTGGATCTGGAGGAGGTCTAGGAGGAGCAGGAGGTGGAGTAGGTCttccaggagcaggaggaggattTGGAAATGGAGGAgcccttggaggaggaggaggatttggaTCTGGAGGAGGTCTTGGAGGAGCAGGAGGGGGAGTAGGTCTTCCTGGAGCAGGAGCTGCATTTGGAAATGGAGGAgcccttggaggaggaggaggaggaggatttggaTCTGGAGGAGGTCTAGGAGGAGCAGGAGGTGGAATAGGTCttccaggagcaggaggaggattTGGAAATGGAGGAgcccttggaggaggaggaggaggatttggaTCTGGAGGAGACCTAGGAGGAGCAGGAGGTGGAGTAGGTCTCCCAGGAGCTGGAGGTGGATTTGGAAATGGAGGAGGCCTTGGAGGAGCCGGGGGTGGATTTGGAAATGGAGGAAGCCTTGGAGGAGCAGGAGGTGGATTTGGAAATGGAGGAGGCcttggaggagcaggaggaggattCGGATCTGGAGGAGGCCTTGGAGGAGCTGGAGGAGGATTCGGATCTGGTGGAGACCTTGGAGGAACTGGAGGTGGATTTGGATCTTCAGGAGGCCTTGGAGGTGCAGGAGGTGGATTTGGAAATGGAGGAggccttggaggaggaggaggaggaggatttggaTCTGGAGGAGGCCTTGGAGGAGCAGGAGGTGGATTTGGGAATGGAGGAGGCCTTGGAGGAGCCGGAGGTGGATTTGGAAATGGAGGAGGCCTTGGAGGAGCAGGAGGTGGATTTGGAAATGGAGGAGGCCTTGGAGGAGCAGGAGGTGGATTTGGGAATGGAGGAGGCCTTGGAGGAGCCGGAGGTGGATTTGGGAATGGAGGAGGCCTTGGAGGAGCAGGAGGTGGATTTGGAAATGGAGGAGGCCTTGGAGGAGCAGGAGATGGATTTGGATCCGGTGGAGACCTAGGAGGAACTGGCGGTGGATTCGGATCTGGAGGAGGCCTTGGAGGAGCAGGAGGTGGATTTGGAAATGGAGGAGGCCTTGGAGGAGCCGGAGGTGGATTTGGAAATGGAGGAGGCCTTGGAGGGTCAGGAGGTGGATTTGGATCCAGTGGAGGCCtgggaggagcaggaggaggatttGGAAATGGAGGAGGCCTTGGAGGAGCAGGAGGTGGATTTGGAGATGGAGGAGGCCTTGGAGGGGCAGGAGGTGGATTTGGATCCGGTGGAGGCCTAGGCGGAGCAGGAGGTGGATTTGGAAATGGAGGAGGCcttggaggagcaggaggaggcTTTGGATCTGGAGGAGGCCTTGGAGGAGCAGGAGGTGGATTCGGATCTGGAGGAGGCCTAGGAGGAGCTGGAGGTGGATTTGGGAATGGAGGAGGCCTTGGAGGAACAGGGAGTGGACTGAACCTTGTGGTTTCAGGTGAGAATTTTGACCTCGATGACGATGATAACAGCCTTCTTCTCGGTGGAGGGTCTTCGCTAGGGTCTTCCCTTGGACCGATAGATATCCGGGCAGGTGGCGGAGAAGGATTTGGTTTACGCCTTGATATATCTGAAGAAAAGTAG